One genomic region from Spirosoma sp. KCTC 42546 encodes:
- a CDS encoding RNA polymerase sigma factor, with product MSTSLTDEALIRQYMPHQPNECFETLYNRYVNKVYRHCLSITKDTENAHDFTHDIFIKMFSKLDTFHERSSFSTWLYSITHNYCAGQLRLSKRLTLTTLDESEETCSSEGQDAQIQEQSLQLLKQAMASLSANEQTLLKLKYEQGMRFEEIAQLYNLKLSTVKMRIKRSRDKVYRLCSYQNLPL from the coding sequence ATGTCTACTTCACTAACCGACGAAGCCCTGATTCGGCAATACATGCCTCATCAACCCAATGAGTGCTTCGAGACTCTCTATAATCGGTACGTCAACAAAGTATATCGGCATTGTTTATCCATCACTAAGGACACGGAGAATGCCCATGACTTTACGCATGACATCTTTATCAAGATGTTTAGTAAGTTAGATACCTTTCACGAACGGTCGAGTTTTTCTACCTGGCTTTATTCAATTACGCACAATTACTGCGCTGGCCAGCTCCGCTTATCCAAGCGGCTTACGCTGACTACGCTCGATGAAAGTGAAGAGACTTGTTCGTCTGAAGGGCAGGATGCCCAAATTCAGGAACAATCCCTTCAACTGCTTAAACAGGCGATGGCTAGTTTGTCGGCTAACGAACAGACGCTCTTAAAGCTTAAGTATGAGCAGGGAATGCGTTTTGAGGAGATTGCTCAGTTGTATAACCTGAAGCTTAGCACCGTTAAGATGCGGATTAAACGAAGTCGTGATAAAGTTTACCGACTGTGTTCATACCAGAATCTACCACTATAA
- a CDS encoding SDR family oxidoreductase — protein sequence MNISNNKILITGGASGIGLGLTERFIQENNTVIICGRRESALREVATNFPSVITRSCDLAIAEERHALYQWIQEEHNDLSVLVNNAGIQQWMSVSDEDFFRRAKDELMVNIEAPLHLTSLFINLPALTSVINVTSGLAFVPLTKVPVYSATKAFFHSFTLSLRVLLKSNGIEVIEMIPPALNTDLGGKGLHDHAPPVSDFIDAVFEQLKQGKTELTFGFSDAMTKATPSELLTTFNRMNTTS from the coding sequence ATGAACATTTCGAATAATAAAATTCTGATTACAGGGGGAGCCTCAGGGATTGGCTTAGGGCTTACCGAACGCTTCATCCAGGAAAACAACACCGTAATTATCTGCGGAAGGAGAGAGTCAGCACTCCGGGAAGTAGCGACTAATTTTCCTTCTGTCATCACAAGATCCTGCGATCTGGCCATTGCCGAAGAACGGCACGCCCTTTACCAATGGATTCAGGAAGAACATAATGACTTATCGGTATTAGTAAACAATGCAGGTATTCAACAATGGATGTCTGTTTCCGACGAGGACTTTTTCCGACGCGCCAAAGATGAACTTATGGTAAACATAGAAGCCCCACTTCACCTCACGTCCCTGTTCATTAACTTGCCCGCTCTAACCTCGGTTATTAACGTAACGTCGGGCTTAGCCTTTGTCCCGCTAACTAAAGTGCCCGTCTACTCTGCTACCAAGGCGTTCTTCCATTCCTTCACCCTATCGTTACGCGTGTTATTAAAATCCAACGGTATAGAGGTAATTGAGATGATACCTCCCGCCCTTAATACAGATCTGGGAGGAAAAGGATTACACGATCATGCCCCTCCCGTAAGTGATTTTATCGATGCTGTGTTTGAGCAGTTAAAACAAGGTAAAACGGAATTGACATTTGGGTTCAGTGATGCAATGACCAAAGCAACACCCAGCGAGCTACTGACTACGTTCAACAGAATGAACACAACTAGTTAA
- a CDS encoding glycosyltransferase family 8 protein, with translation MPSNQKFALVTICDNRFALLLASLLKSIEVNLASPTQFDLYLVNDGIRPLTRNKLLRAINPDVFHIHWLTIDETLPPGVTLPMDRSTFPRNVFVRLFIPYFIPQELTKVVYLDVDMIAHQDITALWAIDLGDKLLGAVQDRAEVAGSSWGGYSNYQDLGLAPDTKIFNSGLLLINPIAWRQQNITERVIRCIEENVKYAVFPDQYGLNVVLANQWLELDRRWNCYAQYDEVNPYIIHFTGVKPIYTSYQYNKAYQEEFYQYLRMTPWQHYNPIGGWRRFLLKLTYKLSKRWYHLTYRLNPFKGLADSEATHASATRFKLL, from the coding sequence ATGCCCTCAAATCAAAAATTCGCTCTTGTCACCATTTGTGATAATAGGTTTGCCCTCTTATTAGCCTCTTTACTTAAGTCGATTGAAGTCAATCTCGCTTCTCCGACGCAATTTGATCTCTATTTGGTGAATGACGGGATTCGACCGTTAACCCGGAATAAGCTTTTACGGGCCATAAACCCGGATGTGTTTCATATTCATTGGTTAACCATTGATGAGACTTTACCTCCAGGGGTGACGCTACCCATGGATCGCTCGACGTTTCCTCGCAACGTTTTTGTGCGGTTGTTTATTCCTTATTTTATTCCTCAGGAGTTGACCAAGGTTGTCTATCTGGATGTAGATATGATTGCTCACCAGGATATAACAGCTTTATGGGCTATTGATTTGGGGGATAAACTATTGGGTGCTGTTCAGGATCGGGCTGAAGTAGCAGGTAGTTCGTGGGGGGGATATAGCAATTATCAGGACTTAGGCTTAGCACCTGATACAAAGATTTTCAATTCGGGCCTTTTACTGATTAATCCTATAGCTTGGCGCCAGCAGAATATTACTGAGCGTGTCATTCGATGTATTGAGGAGAATGTTAAATATGCTGTGTTTCCCGACCAGTATGGCCTAAATGTGGTATTAGCGAATCAATGGCTGGAGCTTGACCGGCGCTGGAATTGTTATGCCCAATATGATGAAGTCAATCCCTATATTATTCACTTTACGGGTGTGAAGCCTATTTACACATCATATCAGTATAACAAGGCCTATCAGGAGGAGTTTTATCAATATCTGCGCATGACTCCCTGGCAGCACTATAACCCCATTGGAGGATGGAGACGCTTTTTGCTAAAGCTAACCTATAAGCTCAGTAAGCGTTGGTACCACTTAACATACCGACTTAATCCATTTAAAGGACTGGCTGATAGTGAAGCAACGCATGCATCGGCAACCCGTTTTAAGCTTCTCTAA
- a CDS encoding LytTR family DNA-binding domain-containing protein → MATLADNNHTMILKCIIVDDETMARKALQRLCEQHESLDIVAICENATQALNVLSEHEIDLIWLDVEMPELSGFDLLDRLPVVPQVILTTAKTDYAFDAFQYQVTDYLKKPITQPRFKLAVEKVLAAQKKNEPVRQGDNKAIYVKCDGRYVRVPYDSIMYIENAGDYVKILTSQQAFVVYTTMKSLEEKLGTQFLRVHRSYIINLDKIVDIEESNLVVASKVIPISRANKSELMSRLNLL, encoded by the coding sequence ATGGCAACGCTTGCTGACAACAACCATACCATGATCCTGAAATGTATAATCGTTGATGATGAAACGATGGCTCGCAAGGCCTTGCAACGCCTTTGTGAGCAACACGAATCCTTAGACATAGTGGCGATTTGTGAGAATGCCACTCAGGCTCTGAACGTATTATCAGAACATGAAATTGATTTGATCTGGCTGGATGTTGAAATGCCGGAGCTATCAGGATTCGACTTACTGGATCGACTACCCGTTGTACCACAGGTTATTCTGACAACCGCTAAAACAGATTATGCCTTTGATGCCTTTCAGTACCAGGTTACGGATTATCTGAAAAAGCCTATAACGCAACCTCGCTTTAAGCTAGCTGTTGAGAAGGTTCTGGCAGCACAGAAAAAGAATGAGCCAGTGCGGCAGGGGGATAATAAAGCCATTTATGTCAAGTGTGATGGCCGCTATGTTCGCGTTCCCTATGATTCAATCATGTATATTGAAAATGCGGGCGACTACGTCAAAATCCTGACCAGCCAACAGGCGTTTGTGGTCTATACAACGATGAAATCACTGGAAGAAAAATTAGGAACACAGTTTCTCCGGGTTCATCGGTCTTATATCATTAACCTGGATAAAATCGTCGATATAGAAGAGAGCAATTTAGTGGTAGCTTCAAAAGTAATTCCCATTAGCCGCGCCAATAAGTCCGAACTGATGAGTCGGTTAAATTTATTATGA
- a CDS encoding Hpt domain-containing protein, producing MRTDPDLALTQVDQRAGMVQEGNRLANTPSTHLLDTERLRELYGEDTAYAASMFETFLETVWPEFDTFDTLIAEQRWVDIRLLAHKLRPTLGMVGLSDLEILLAQFEELAATTTKSERISRLWNQLHSDLISCKPLVQAEWQRLLTTTIP from the coding sequence ATGAGGACGGACCCAGACTTGGCATTGACACAGGTAGATCAGAGGGCTGGGATGGTACAGGAAGGAAATCGGCTAGCGAATACCCCCTCAACTCATCTGCTGGATACAGAACGACTGCGTGAATTATATGGTGAGGATACTGCCTATGCTGCCAGTATGTTCGAAACATTTCTGGAAACAGTATGGCCGGAATTTGATACGTTCGATACGCTTATTGCGGAACAACGCTGGGTAGATATACGTCTGTTAGCTCATAAACTAAGACCTACTCTTGGCATGGTGGGTTTATCAGATCTGGAAATATTACTAGCCCAGTTTGAGGAATTAGCCGCTACAACCACCAAATCCGAGCGGATTAGCCGTCTCTGGAATCAATTACATTCCGATCTGATAAGCTGTAAACCACTTGTTCAGGCCGAATGGCAACGCTTGCTGACAACAACCATACCATGA
- a CDS encoding DUF1080 domain-containing protein, whose product MSFINPIAKTWLAGFNLLLSTVHSQAIPLPTPFPAVVQQTKPNATSGWRQLFNGTDLTSWKHVGKGSMSVENGSIRGHGGMGLLYWTKEKFSNCTIKVVYRMQKENSNSGVYIRIPLEPREEWMPVHYGYEVQIDNHPETSKEDDTHITGTLYSLNKPLAKPGKPGPEWNTMKITLDGPRTIISVNGVKVTDYKEGDPVPARKFDFEPYRGIRPNAGYIGLQNHGEHDVVFFKEVSVKPLTKN is encoded by the coding sequence ATGAGCTTTATAAACCCAATTGCCAAAACCTGGCTGGCTGGCTTTAACCTTCTCTTATCAACTGTACATAGCCAGGCTATACCGCTCCCTACTCCATTCCCAGCAGTAGTTCAACAAACGAAACCGAACGCAACCAGTGGCTGGCGGCAGCTTTTCAATGGAACTGACCTTACCAGCTGGAAACATGTGGGTAAGGGAAGTATGTCTGTTGAAAACGGATCGATCCGTGGTCATGGTGGCATGGGATTGCTATACTGGACAAAGGAAAAATTCAGCAACTGTACCATTAAGGTGGTTTACAGAATGCAGAAAGAGAATAGTAACTCGGGCGTCTATATTCGAATACCCCTCGAGCCCCGCGAAGAATGGATGCCGGTTCATTATGGGTATGAGGTGCAAATTGATAACCATCCAGAAACGTCTAAAGAGGATGATACGCACATTACCGGAACGCTCTATTCCCTAAACAAACCGCTGGCTAAGCCCGGCAAACCCGGTCCGGAATGGAATACCATGAAAATTACGCTGGACGGGCCTCGTACCATCATTTCAGTCAACGGCGTAAAAGTGACCGACTATAAAGAAGGTGACCCCGTACCGGCACGTAAATTTGATTTTGAGCCCTATCGGGGCATACGACCAAATGCAGGGTACATCGGTTTACAAAATCACGGAGAACATGACGTCGTATTCTTCAAGGAGGTATCCGTAAAGCCACTTACCAAAAATTAA
- a CDS encoding carbohydrate-binding protein produces MNYGIAGHWGRFVRSTIQYPLSAGFLSLVMLLTVTVSVVVAQVPKNYKGKPFKDADYTKGAQLIPGRIELAYYDLGGEGIAYHDTDPINKGSGELNRKPDHQRPGVPEYLVHFREKEGVDLSFTKDFADFNHPNKVDPKVNQLYIGWQEDGEWTNYTVNVGVPGQYRIITVYGYQDNKSTLSVNNKKVVDLVFPENTGDYHRWTQATVGEITFPVAGPNLLTLHYNKGSNLAYLDFVLVKELPASK; encoded by the coding sequence ATGAACTACGGCATAGCAGGCCATTGGGGCCGCTTCGTTCGGTCCACCATCCAATACCCATTAAGTGCAGGGTTTTTAAGTCTTGTTATGCTACTGACCGTAACGGTTTCAGTAGTAGTTGCCCAGGTGCCGAAAAACTATAAAGGCAAACCATTTAAGGATGCCGATTATACAAAAGGTGCCCAATTAATACCCGGACGCATTGAGTTGGCCTATTACGATCTGGGTGGCGAGGGAATTGCTTACCATGATACTGATCCAATCAATAAAGGTAGCGGGGAACTCAACCGCAAACCCGACCACCAACGACCGGGCGTGCCTGAGTATCTGGTTCATTTCAGAGAAAAAGAAGGTGTCGATCTTTCATTCACCAAAGACTTTGCCGACTTCAATCATCCTAACAAAGTCGATCCAAAAGTAAACCAGTTATATATTGGCTGGCAGGAGGACGGTGAGTGGACCAATTACACAGTTAATGTCGGGGTCCCCGGCCAGTATAGAATTATAACGGTGTATGGCTATCAGGACAACAAATCCACGCTATCGGTGAACAATAAAAAAGTCGTTGATCTGGTTTTCCCTGAAAATACAGGTGACTATCATCGCTGGACACAGGCTACAGTGGGTGAAATCACCTTCCCGGTTGCCGGTCCTAACCTGCTCACCCTGCATTATAACAAGGGCTCTAACCTAGCCTATCTGGACTTTGTACTGGTGAAGGAGTTACCAGCAAGCAAATAA